From the Thioalkalivibrio sp. XN279 genome, the window AGATCATGGACGAGGCTGCACGGGCCATAGAGAAGCGGCTGCGCCGGGCGAAGCTCGTCGAGTAAACCGGGTCAATCAAGGGGCCGGGCAGCGACGCAGGACTTGCGGACCCAGTTCACCGAGCTCGCGACAACCGAGCTGGCCCAGGGCACGGTCGATCTCGCCGCTGAGGATGTCGAGGGCATGGCGTGCACCCGCCTCGCCGCCTGCCGCGAGACCGTAGAGCGTCGCGGCACCGATCAACACACCCTGCGCGCCGAGCGCCAGCGCCTTCAGCACGTCCGTGCCGCGCCGGAAGCCACTGTCGATGTACAGCTCGCAGGTATCGCCCACCGCCGCCCGCGCCTCCGGCAGCATCTCCAGCGGCGACACGCAGCCGTCGAGCTGGCGACCGCCATGGTTGCTCAACACGACGGCGTCGCAGCCGAGCTCGGCAGCCCGCTCGGCGTCGGCGGGACTCAGCACGCCCTTGAGCAGCAGCTTGCGCGGCCAGGCCTTGCGCAACCACTCCAGGTCCGCCCAGCTGATGTCCGGCTGCAACAATCGCGGCAGGTAGGCCACGCCGGCGCGCGCGCTGCGCGCCTCGGGCGGCAGGAAGTCGTACACGTTGGCGAAGCGCGGGAAGCCTTGCGGCCACATGACGTCGACCAGCCAGCGGGGGTGACGCATGACATCCAGCATGTTGCGCAGCGTGAGGCGCCCGGGACCGCGGTAGTTGCGCTTGTCCCACTCCCGCTGGCCGAACACGTTGGCGTCGGCGGTGACCACCAGCGCCTCGAAGCCGGCCGCGTCGGCGCGGGCCACGATGTCGCGCGCGATCGCCCGGTCGGTCAGCAGGTAGAGCTGCATCCAGTGCCGCCCCGCCACTTCGCGCGCCAGCCGTTCCAGGCGAACGTTGGCGAATGTGCTGAGGCAGAAAGGGATTCCGGCGGCCGCGGCAGCGCGAGCCAGCGCCAGGTCGCCGTCACGGCAGTGCACGCCGTTGAGCGCCGTCGGCGCGATGACCAGCGGCGCCGCCGCTTCCTGTCCCAGCATCATGCGGCGCTGGTTGCGTCCGGTGGTATCGACCAGCAGCCCGGGCACGAAGGCCAGCGCCTCGAATGCGGCGCGGTTCCGCCGCAAGGTCACCTCGTCCTCCGCCCCCGAATCGACGTACTCGAAGGCAAAGTGCGGTTCCCGCCGCCGTGCCACCTCGCGCAGCTCGGCGATGGACAGCGCGCGCCGGAAATCCTGCCCGGAGTAGAGCTTGCGTTTCAGTGCCATGGCCGCATCTTAACCTTCGGCCGGCTGCGCCGCGGCATCCGGCGGGGTCCGCAGCATGAACCAGTTGGGTGCGCCGAGGACCTGGTGCTCATCGATGATCTCGAAGCCATGGCGGCGCAGCCAGGCGAGGTTCTCGCGGCGATCGTTCTCGAGGTATCCCGCGACACCCTCGGCGTCGAGCATTTCGCAGCAGGCGCGCAGCAAGGCGTCGCCGATACCGCGGCGCCGCAGCGTCGGCTCGACCGCGGCCGGCCCGAGGTGCCAGTGTTCCACGTCGGGATCGGTCGCGGTCCAGTCTTCCAGCCAGTCCAGCACGCTGCGCGAATGCCGCAGTCCGCTGCCCATGAACAGTGCGGAGAGGGCCGCAAAGCGGCTGCCCAGGGTGGAGGGACACCTGCCGGGCGGCATCATGCCGCACACGCCAGCCAGCCGCCTGCCGTGGAATGCACCGAGCACCCGGCCTTCGTCGGCCTGGTGCGCGAGGATCATGCGAAACATCCCCTCGAGGGCCGCGCGCCGCGGCGCCTCATCTGCGCCAAAGGCATGGACGTGGTTCGGGTTGTCCGCCATGCCGCGCGCCAGCAAAGCGGCGGCAGTTTCCATTTCGTCTTTCCTCAGTCGACGAATCCCGATCGCGGCAGACATGGGAGCAGGAGTCCTCACTGGTGCGCAGTCGCATTACACTCTAGGCCAATATGCACAAGATCGTCATTCAAAAGCCCGGCGGCTACGACGCCCTGCAGCTGGTCGAAGCGCCAGACCCGGAGCCGGGCCCAGGCGAAGTCGTGATTGCCTGCGAGGCCTGCGGCGTCAACTACGCGGACGGCATCATCCGCATGGGTCTCTACGCCTCGGCGAAGAAACTGCACGGCTATCCCATTACGCCCGGCTTCGAGGTTTCAGGCCGGATCACCGCGATCGGTGACGGCGTCGACGCCTGGCGACCCGGCGACGAGGTCGTCGGCCTGACGCTGTTCAATGGCTATGCCAGCCACCTGCGGCTGCCCGCCGCGGGCGTGTTTGCCAAGCCGCCCCTGCTCGACTGGGTCCAGGCGGCGACGCTGCCGACGGTATTTCTCACCGCGTGGTGGATGGTGCATCGCCAGGTGCACCCCGTCCCGGGCGAAAGCTGGCTGGTGCACTCGGCAGCCGGCGGCGTCGGCTCGGCGCTGCTGCAGCTGGCGCGGCTGGCGGATGCCCGCGCGATCGGCGTGGTCGGCGCCGCGCACAAGGTGGAGCATGCCGTGGCGATGGGCGCCGACGCGGTGATCGACAAGTCACTGGAGAACACCTGGACCACCGCACGGCGCCATGCGCCCGAGGGCTACCAGGCGATCTTCGACGCCAACGGCGTCGCGACCCTGCGCCAGAGCTATCGCCACCTCGCGCCCACCGGCCGACTGGTGATCTACGGCTTTCACAGCATGCTGCCGCATGACGGCCGCCTGAACTGGGCGCGGCTCGCCTGGGACTGGCTGCGCACGCCGCGCTTCAATCCGCTGCGCATGACCCAGGAGAATCGCAGCGTGCTGGCGGCGAACCTCAGCTTCCTGCAGTCGCATGCACCCAGCCTGCGCGAGGGCATGCTGTGGCTGCTGGAACGTTTCGCCGACGGGCGCCTGCAGCCGCTCCCCGTGGAGACCTTCGCGCTCGCCGATGCTGCCGCAGCGCAGCATCGGCTGGAGTCCGGCCAGACCATAGGCAAGCTCGCCCTCCTCCCGCGTTCCTGACCGCATTTCTGCAATAATCGCGCGTCCTGATCTCCGACGGGACATACGCATGCGTCATCTCACTCTCGCGGCCCTCGCGCTCGCCCTCAGCCTGCCTGCTTTCGCCGCGCCGCCGGCCTTGCAGCCCGCGGACCTGTTCCAGCTGCAATGGGCCAGCGACCCCAAAATCGCCCCCGACGGTCGCCGCATCGCCTACGTGCGCAACCACGCCGACATCATGGCGGACCGCTACCGGCAGAACCTCTGGCTGGTCGACGTGGACGGGGACAATCACCAGCCGCTCACCACCGGCAGCGAGAACCACGTGCAGCCGCGCTGGTCACCGGACGGCACGCGGCTGGCCTACGTCGGCAACCAGGACGGCAGCGCCCAGCTCTACGTGCGCTGGCTGGAAAATGATCGCGAGGCACGCCTGGCCCAGCTGACCGAGTCGCCCTCGGGACTGGCCTGGTCGCCCGACGGCACGCGCATCGCCTTCACCCTGTTCGTGCCCGATCGTCCCGAGCCCTTCGTGAAAATGCCGCCGGCCCCCAAGGGCGCGCAGTGGGCCGAGCGCGCGAAACTCATCGACCGGCTGGTGTATCGCAACGACGGTCGCGGCTACCGCCGTGCCGGTCACCGCCATGTCTTCGTCGTCCCCGCGGACGGCGGCGCGCCGCTGCAGGTCACCGCGGGCGACTTCGACCATGGCGGCACGGTGTCCTGGACGCCCGACGGAAAAGCCCTGGTGTTCGCCGCCAATCGCCGCGACGACGCCGACTACCAGCCGCTTCGCGCCGGGCTGTATCGCCTCGAGCTCGGGACCGGGGAGCTGGTCACGCTGTTCGAGCACGAGGGGCCGGTCATCGGGCCGAGAGTCTCGCCGGACGGACAGTGGGTGGCGTTCCGCGCTTTCGCTGACCGCGAGCGGGCCTACACGCAGCAGGAATTGTGGCTCATCGGCCGCAATGGAGGAGCGCCTCGCAGGCTGGCCGGCGAGCTCGACCGCGACATCGGCGAGCTTTACTGGGCGGCGGACAGTCGCGGCGTGTACTTCCAGTACGACGAGTTCGGCGTCACGCGCGTGGGGCTGGCCGACCTGCGTGGCAACGCGCGGGAAGCGGCCAGCGGGCTCGGCGGTGCCTCCATAGGCCGGCCCTACCCGGGCGCCAGCTACAGCGTGGCGCGCGACGGTACGATCGCGTTCACCCAGGCCAGCACCGCGCGGCCGGCCGAGGTCGCGGTCGCCGACCGCCGTGGGCGCGTCAAGACACTCACGGCCTTGAACGAGAACCTGCTCGGCCAGCGCAGCCTCGGCGAGGTCGAGGAAATCTGGTACGAGTCTTCCGTAGACGGCCGCCGGATCCACGGCTGGATCATCAAGCCGCCCGGCTTCGACCCGGCAAAGAAATACCCGCTCGTGCTGGAGATCCACGGCGGACCCTTCGCCAACTACGGCCCGCGCTTCACCTACGAGCTGCAGTCCTACGCCGCGGCCGGCTACGTCGTCCTCTATACCAACCCGCGCGGTTCCACCAGCTACGGGGCGGAATTCGCGGGCCTCATCGACAAGGCCTACCCTGGCCATGACCACGACGACCTGATGGACGGCATCGATGCGGTCATCGCGCAGGGCTACGTCGACCCCGCGCGCCTCTACATCACCGGCGGCTCGGGCGGCGGCGTGCTCACCAGCTGGGCCATCGGCAAGACCGACCGCTTCCGCGCCGCGGTGGTGCAGAAGCCGGTGATCAACTGGTACAGCTTCGCCTTCGTCACCGACATCCCCATCATCGCCACCCGTTACTGGTTCGGCGCCATGCCCTGGGAAGCCCCGGAAGAGTACCTGCGGCGCTCGCCGATCTCGCTGGTGGGCAACGTCGTCACGCCGACCATGGTGCTGACCGGCGAGCACGACTGGCGCACGCCCATGTCCGAGTCCGAGCAGTACTTCCAGGCGCTCAAGCTCAGGGGCGTGGAGGCAGCGCTGGTGCGCATCCCGGAAGCACCGCACAGCATCGTGCATCGCCCCAGCAACGCCATCGAGAAGGTGCTGCACATCATCGGCTGGTTCGACCGCTACGACGCGGAGGCCACGCCATGACGGCCACGCGTGCGCTGTACACCGAGGACGCCTATAGGCGCGACTGCGCGGCCGAGGTCGTCGCGGCCGGTCCGGACGGCGTGGTGCTCGACCAGACGGTGTTCTACCCGCTGGGCGGCGGCCAGCCGGGCGACACGGGCTGGCTGCGCACCGAGGACGGGCGCGCCTGGCGCGTGCGGGACACGCGCAAAGCAGAAGGCGGCGTCGTCATGCACCTGCTCGAGGGCAACGATCCGCCGCCCGCGCCGGGCACGCGCATCCACGCCGAGATCGACTGGGACCGGCGCTACGCCCACATGCGCATGCACACCTGCCTGCACCTGCTGGGGGCCGTGCTGCGCTACGGCGTCACCGGCGGCCAGGTCGGCGCCGAGAAGAGCCGGCTCGACTTCGACACCCAGGACGAGATCGACAAGGCCCGCGTCACCGACGCCGTGAACGCGCTCGTCATGGCCAACCAGCCCGTCACCTCGCGCTGGATCACGGATGCGGAGCTCGATGCGCAGCCGGAGCTGGTGCGCACCCTGTCCGTGCAACCGCCGCGCGGCGTGGGCAAAGTCCGCCTGCTGGAGATTCGGGGTGTGGACCTGCAGCCGTGCGGCGGCACGCACGTCGCCGCCACCGGCGAGATCGGGCCGATCGAGGTGCGCAAGGTCGAGAGCAAGGGCAAGCGCAACAAGCGCGTGGTGATCGCCCTGGCAGGCTGATTCAGCCGGAGCCGAACTGCCGGACTACCAACTCGGCCACCTCCCTGCCCCATTCGGCATAAGCCAGCGGTCCGGGATGATATCCATCGACGGCGATGTACCGGACGTCCAGCGGCAGGCGCGGCGTGAGCACGACGCAGCCCGGTGCCGACTCGGCCACTGATTCCAGCAGGCGCGTGAACGCCCGGGCGCGTTCACCCAGCACCCAGCGCAGCGGCTGCGGCAAGGCGGGGAACGCGTGCATCGGCGGCAGCCCCGTCAGCACCGTGAGCCGCACCGCGTAGCGCGACTGCAAGAGCGCGGCCAGCCGGACCTGCTGGGCGACGAAGTCGGCGGACCGCGTCCCGCCCGTGACGTCGTTGACGCCGAGCGACATGACGGCCACGTCAAAAGGTGCCGCCGCACCCGACTCCAGCCGGCGCAAGACCTGGGCAGTGCGCAGCCCGGTCGTCGCCCGCACCTCCCAGCTCACGCGGAAACGACCCTGCAGGGCGCCGACGATGGCGCCGGAGAGACCCTCGTCCTGGCTCGCCGCGCCCACCCCGGCCGCGGCGGAGTCGCCGGCCACCAGCAGGCGCAACGGTGTCCCTTCTCCCGCAGTGCCGCTGCGCGGGCCCGGCGGCTCCGGCAGGCGCATTGCCGTGCGCCGGACACGCAGTCCCTGCGCGAGCAGCAGCGGTGCCATGGCCATGGCGGCGTAACGGTAGTCCATCGGTGCCTGCAGCCTGCCTCGATCTGCCGGGAACGGTGACGCTACAAGGTTAATGCCCCCTCCCCCGGCATGCTAGATTGCCGCGACTGGCGGCGCGGAGAGAAGACCGGAATGGATGGCTGGGGACTGCTGATCATGCTGATGGGCTGGTCCGTCCCGGGGTACTTTGCCCTGCAGCTCATTCTCTGGCGGCGCTGGGACGGCGGCTGGCGGCGCCTGGCGCTGGTCCCGCTGTGGGGCACGGTGCCGGTGACGGCCTACACCCTGTTCGCCCTCGCCGCCGGATCGAACCTGTGGCCGCTCATCATGCTGTTCACCCTGCCGCTGGCCTTTGTCTACCTGTTGGCGCTGGTTATCCTGAAACGCCTGCGCTGACGCCCGGGAGCCCGTCCATGTCCAAGCCTCGCTTCGAGGATCTCAGCCGCCGCCTGGCGGAGTTCGCCGCCGAGCGCGACTGGGAACAGTTCCATTCGCCTAAGAACCTCGCCATGGCGCTGGCGGCCGAGACCGGCGAGCTGCTGGAGCACTTCCAGTGGCTCAGCGAGACGCAGAGCGCCGAGCTGTCGCAGGAGGCGCTGGACGCGGTCGCGCTGGAGCTGGCGGACGTGCAGGTCTACCTGGTGCGCCTGGCCGATCGCCTCGGCATCGACCTCGTCGCAGCGGCACATCGCAAGATCGATCTCAACGCAGAGAAATATCCCGCCGACAAGGCACGCGGCCATGCGCGCAAGTACGACCGGCTGTGATTCCGCAACGAAGCAGGATGACGCCCCCTGCAAGGAACCTGGCTTATTCCAGCCGGACTGAGACCGCCTGAATGCCACTGCGCAATGCTCTCCTCGCCCTGGCCCTCATCGTTCTCGCCGCCGTGCTGGTGGCGGTCGGCGACGCCTGGGCGCCGGACCGGCCTGTGGCTGATCTGGCGGCGCGCTGGGCGCCGCCGCCCTCCGAGTTCGTCACCATCCAGGGCATGCAGGTACACCTGCGCGACGAGGGGCCTCGAGACGATCCCCTGCCGCTGTTGCTCCTGCATGGCACCTCGGCGAGCCTGCACACCTGGAACGGCTGGACGCGGGAGCTGTCGCCGGAGCGGCGCGTAGTTCGCGTCGATCTCCCCGGGTTCGGGCTCACCGGTCCGTTCCCGCACGACGACTACAGTATCGAGCGCTACATCGAGTTCATCGCCGCGCTGCTCGACTCGCTGGGGCTGCAGCGAGTCGTCGTTGCCGGCAACTCCTTTGGCGGCCAGGTCGCCTGGGAGAGCGCCGTCGAAATGCCGGCGCGCGTGGCCGCGCTGGTGCTGGTCGACGCCGTGGGCTACCCCTTCACGCCTGAGTCGGTACCGCTCGCGTTCCAGCTGGCGCGCTATCCCGCCTTGCGTCCGCTCATCGAGCGCCTGCTGCCAAGGCGCGTGGTCCGCGCCAGCCTGCACGATGTATATGGCGATCCGCACCGCGTGGATGAGGCCCTCGTCGACCGCTACTACGAGCTCGCACTGCGCGAGGGCAATCGCCACGCCCTCGGATTGCGCTTCGCGCACGTCATGCCGACCGACGCGCGCGCCAGGCGGATCGCGACCATCACCCAGCCCACGCTGATCCTGTGGGGCGGTCGCGACCGGCTCATTCCGCTCGCCAGCGGGGAAGGTTTTGCGCGCGACATTGCCGGCAGCCGGCTCGTGGTATTCGAGGCTCTCGGACACGTACCGCACGAGGAAGCGCCCGTCGATACCGTCATCGTCGTAAAGGACTTCCTGTCCGGCCTGAATTGAAGCGCCGCGACGCGGCGGTTAGGGTATGCGAATCCGCCTTGCGCGCCGGGCCGAAACACCTGGCGGAGGAACAATATTGTCACGCCACCTTTCTGCACTACCAGGACTCCTGGCATTGACCGCCGCCTTGCTGCCCGCCTTGCTGCAGGCCGCCACGCCAGTCACAGTGGCGATCCCCGAGACCGGGCAAGCGACACAGACGCTATCGCTCAGCGGCAACCTGACGCCGCGCCAGGCCTCGCGCCTGTCGCCACAGGTGCCAGGACTGGTAGCCGAGATGCGCGTCGACGCCGGGGACACGGCCAGCGCCGGCGACATCCTGGTCAAGCTCGAGGCACGTTCCGCGGAGCTGGAAGAGGCGCGCGCTCGCGCCGTCCTGGGTGAGGCGCAGGCCGCACTGGCCGAGGCCCGGCGCTTGCGCGACGAAGGTCGGCGGCTGCTGGAACGCCGCGTGCTGCCGGACAGCGAGGTGCAGGCGCGCGAGGCGGCGCTGCAGCTGGCTGAAGCGACAGTGGCGCGTGCCCAGGCCGAACTCGCGATCGCCCGCGAACGCGTCTTGCAGCACGTGGTGCGTGCGCCGTTCGACGGCGTCGTGAGTCAGCGTCTCGCCGAGGCGGGTGAATGGGTTGGAACAGGCACCGCGGTGCTGGAACTGGTCGCCGTGGACGACCTGTGGCTGGACGTGCGAGTGCCGCAGCAATTCTGGAACCGCCTCGGAGACCAGGTCGAGCTGGCGGCTTTCGCCGAGGCGCTGCCGGGGCAGGCGCTGGATGCGAAGGTGAATGCCCGGGTGCCTGTGAACGACCCCGCGGCGCGCACCTTCCTGCTGCGGTTATTGGTGCACGATGAATCGGGGCGCCTGACGCCGGGCATGTCAGCGCGGGTGGAAATAGCGATTCCCGGTGGCCAGGCCGCCACCCTGGTGCCGCGCGACGCCATCCTCCGTTATCCGGACGGCACGACCACGCTCTGGCTGGCCCTGCCGCAGGACGGCGGCTGGGTCGCCCGACAGGCGCAGGTGGAAGTGCTGCGCCTCGCCGGGGCGAATGCCGAACTCGCGGGCGCGCTGCCGCCCGGCGCCCGCGTGGTGACGCGCGGCAACGAGGGCCTGGCCGAGGGCGAATCCCTCGCCTTCGTCGACGCGCCATGAGTCGTCCGGGAACGATCTCCTGATGTTCGCCGGCATGGTGCGCCACGGCACCATAGTCGCCGTGGTGGTGCTGGTGATCTGCGTGCTGGGCATCCTCGCAGCGACGCGCATCCCGGTGCAGATGATCCCGGATCTCGAGGTGCGCGTCATCGGTGTCGACACGCGCTGGCCGGGCGCCACGCCCCAGGACGTGGAGAAAGAGATCCTGGTGGAGCAGGAGCAGTACCTGCGCAGCCTGCCCAGCCTCAAGCGCATGATCTCCCGCGCCAGCGACGGGCGCGCCGAGATCGAGCTGGAGTTCCCCTTCGGCACGGACATCAACGAGGCGCTGATCCGCGTCAACAACGCGCTGAGCCAGGTGCCCGCCTACCCGGAGAACGTGGACGAGCCCCGGCTGGAAGCCAGCTCCTTCTCGCAGAACTCCTTCATGTTCTTCCGCATCGCGCCGCTCGAGGGCAATCCCTTCGAGCTGGACATGAAAATGATGTACGACTTCATCGACGAGAACGTGCGGCCGCGCATGGAGCGCGTCGACGGCGTGTCGCGCATCAACATCTGGGGCGGCGCCGACCGGCAGGTGCGGATCCTGGTGGACCCGGCCGCGCTGGCCGAGCGCGGCATCACGCTGGACGCGATCCGCGACGCCGTGCGTGCGCGCAACCGGGACGCCTCCGGGGGCGACCTGGAACTGGGCAAGCGGCGCTACCTGCTGCGCACCATCGGCCGCTTCAACGATCTCGAGGAGCTGGAGGACCTTATCGTCACGCAACGCGGGGACAGCCTGATCCGCCTGCGCGATGTCGCCGAGGTCGAACTCTCGCACTACGAGCTGCGCAGCGTCTCCTCGTCCAATGGCCGGCCGACCATGAGCATCGCGGTCGATCGCGAGCCCGGCTCCAACGTGATCGACATCAAGCGCGCGCTGCTGCCCGCGGTGGACGAGATCAACAGCCAGGTGCTCGGGCCAGCCGGCATGGAAATGAGCCTGACCAGCGACGATGTGCGTTATGTCGAGGCCTCGGTCGCCAACGTCTGGCAGAACCTGGCGCTCGGCGCGCTGCTCGCGACCGCCGTCATGTTCCTGTTCCTGCGCTCGATGCGCGCCACCCTGGTGGGCGTGATCGGCATCCCCATCTGCACCATCGCCGCGTTCCTCGGCCTGCTGGCGGCCGGGCGCACCATCAACGTGATCTCCCTGGCGGGCATCGCCTTCGCCATCGGCATGACGCTGGACAACAGCATCGTGGTGCTGGAGGCGATCGAGCGCCGTCGCCGCGAGGGCATGGACCGCCACGCTGCCGCCATCGACGGCGTGCGCCAGGTCTGGCCTGCGGTGCTCGCTTCCACCATGACCACCGTGCTGGTGTTTGCGCCGATCTTTTTCATCAGCCAGGAAGCCGGCCAGCTCTACTCCGACGTTGCCATCGCCATCGCCGCCTGCATCCTCGCCAGCATGCTGGTGGCCATCTCGGTCGTGCCCAGCCTGAGCGCCCGCCTCCAGTTCGGCGTGCGCAGCGCCCCCGTCGCCGTCGGCCAGGGGCTGCGGGACCGCCTCGTCTCGGGCGTCGGCTGGCTCATCGCGACCGGCATGCGACGCGCGGCCGTCCTCGGGGCGACCGTAGCGGGCGTGCTGGCCATCATCCTGCTGCTCACGCCACCCGCCGAGTACCTGCCGGAGGGTGAAGAGCCGAAGACTTTCGCCCGCATGCTGGCGCCGCCCGGCTACAACCTCACCGAGATGCGCAAGGTCGCTGCGCAGGTGGAGGAATACCTGCTGCCCTTCGTCGGCGACGACCCGGAGCGCTTCGCGCGCGGCGAGACAGCGGTGCCGGCGATGAAATACATGAATCTCTCGGTCAGCGCCGACAACCTGCGGGTGCTGGCCGAGACCGTCGACCCGGGACAGATCGACGCGCTCATGACGGCGCTCGACGAGCACTTTCGCAGCTATCCCGGCATGCGCGCCTTCTCCAGTCGCGGCTCCATCATCTCCAGCAACGACGGCGGCACGCGCAGCGTGAATCTCGACATCACGGGACGCGACCTGGTTGAGATCTACCAGGTTGCACAGCTCGCTTACGACCGCGCGGAGGCGATCTTCGACAACCCCAGGATCGGTTCCTCGCCCTCCTCGCTGTCGCTGGACCAGCCGCTGGTGGAAATCCGCCCGCGCTGGGAGCGGGCCGCAGAGATGGGGCTCGACGCGCGCCAGATCGGCTTCACAGTGGCGGCACTGACCGACGGCGCCTTCGTCGACGAGTACTTCCGCGGCGACGACAAGATCGACATCTTCCTGTTCAGCCAGGCGGGCAGCGAGCAGCAGCTGTCGGCGGTCGAGGACTTGCCGATCTATGCGCCGAATGCCGGCATCGTGCCGCTGTCCGCGGTGGCCGAGATCGTCGAGACGGTGGATACGGACTCCATCCGGCGACTCAACGGCCGCCGCGCGGTCACGCTGAACATCATCCCGCCTCGATCCGTGCCGCTCGAGACGGCGCTGGGCGAAGTCCAGGCCGAAGTCGTCGACTGGCTGCGTGCCGAAGGCCACTTGCCGCCCGAAGTGGGCATCGACATCTCCGGCGCCTCCGACCAGCTCATGGAAACCCGCTCCGCCCTGGCGGACAACTACCTGGTGTCCATCGTGCTCTGCCTGCTGGTCCTGGTAGCCATTTTCAGCCACTGGGGCTGGCCCTTCGTCATCCTCACGTCCGTCCCGCTGGGCATCGCGGGGGGCATCGGCGGACTGGCGCTGCTCAATTGGATCGGGTCGATGCTGCCGGCCGTGGGGCTCGACGCCGTCCACCAGCCGTTCGACATGATCACCATGCTCGGCTTCCTCATCCTGCTGGGCGTGGTGGTGAACAACCCGATCCTGATCGTCGACCGTACGCTGGCGCGCTTGCGCGAGGGCGAGAAAGACCCGGTAGAAGCGGTGCGCGATGCCGTCGCAACCCGCATCCGCCCCATCATGATGTCCATGATCACCACGCTGTTCGGCCTGGCGCCGCTGGTGTTCATTCCCGGCGAGGGCACCGAGCTGTACCGCGGCGTGGGCGTGGTGGTGTTGACCGGCCTGTTGTTCGCGACGCTGGTGACGCTGACCTTCCTGCCGGCGCTGCTGGTCACCGTACTCAGCGTGATGCAGCGCTTGCGGGGCGTGCAACGAGTTACGGGATCCAGGCCAGCAGGACCAGGCGCATGAGCATCCAGCCGCGACACGTGGAATACATGGACGGAGACCAGCCCCTGGAGGGTTACCTGGCCGTGGACGATGACTGGGGCGCGCGCCGGCCCGTCGTGCTGGTGGCGCATGCCATCCGGGGGCGCACCGGCTTCGAGTGCGCCAAGGCCGAGGCCCTGGCGCGACTCGGCTACGCCGGCTTCGCGCTCGACGTGTACGGCAAGGGCCGCGTCACCGACGACAATGCCGCCGGGAAACCCTGGATGCAGGCATTGCTCGAGGATCGCGCGGCGTTGCAACGCAGGCTGCGCCTCGGCCTCGAGGCCGCCATGGCCCAGCCCGAAGTGGACGCCGCGCGGATCGCCGCGATCGGCTTCTGCTTCGGCGGGCTCTGCGTGCTGGACCTCGCGCGCTGCGAGGAACGGGTCGCCGGCGTGGCCAGCTTCCATGGCCTGTTGGATCCCCCCGGGGACCTGTCGCCGCGATCGATCGGGGCGAAAGTGCTTGTCATGCACGGCTGGGATGATCCGCTCGCGCCGCCTGAGTCCGTGCTCCGCCTCGCGCGCGAGCTGAGCGATGCGGGCGCGGACTGGCAGCTGCATGCCTTCGGCCATGTGCAGCATGCCTTCACCAATCCGGCGGCGGCCAGCCCGGCAAGCGGACTGCTGTACGACGCCGCCGCAGATCGGCGCGCCTGGCGCCTGCTGCAGGACTTCCTGGCCGAGTTGTTTCCCTGACCGACCGCGGCCAAGGAAACCCGGCGGTGCCGTCCGCCGGTCGATCCCGCTGCCACGCGCTGCATCGGCTGCCAGGCCGATTGAGCCAAATGCAAAAACCGTGGCTAGAATCACGGTTTGTGTCGCCGCGGATGTCGAGGATGTAGCGGGTATGAGCGCCGTGACCCCACAAAGAACATTCAGCTCCTTCGCCGAGTTCTACCCCTACTACCTCGAGGAGCACAGCAATCCCGCGTGCCGCCGCCTGCACTACGTCGGCAGCCTG encodes:
- a CDS encoding nucleotide pyrophosphohydrolase, translating into MSKPRFEDLSRRLAEFAAERDWEQFHSPKNLAMALAAETGELLEHFQWLSETQSAELSQEALDAVALELADVQVYLVRLADRLGIDLVAAAHRKIDLNAEKYPADKARGHARKYDRL
- a CDS encoding alpha/beta fold hydrolase, which translates into the protein MPLRNALLALALIVLAAVLVAVGDAWAPDRPVADLAARWAPPPSEFVTIQGMQVHLRDEGPRDDPLPLLLLHGTSASLHTWNGWTRELSPERRVVRVDLPGFGLTGPFPHDDYSIERYIEFIAALLDSLGLQRVVVAGNSFGGQVAWESAVEMPARVAALVLVDAVGYPFTPESVPLAFQLARYPALRPLIERLLPRRVVRASLHDVYGDPHRVDEALVDRYYELALREGNRHALGLRFAHVMPTDARARRIATITQPTLILWGGRDRLIPLASGEGFARDIAGSRLVVFEALGHVPHEEAPVDTVIVVKDFLSGLN
- a CDS encoding efflux RND transporter periplasmic adaptor subunit; the protein is MTAALLPALLQAATPVTVAIPETGQATQTLSLSGNLTPRQASRLSPQVPGLVAEMRVDAGDTASAGDILVKLEARSAELEEARARAVLGEAQAALAEARRLRDEGRRLLERRVLPDSEVQAREAALQLAEATVARAQAELAIARERVLQHVVRAPFDGVVSQRLAEAGEWVGTGTAVLELVAVDDLWLDVRVPQQFWNRLGDQVELAAFAEALPGQALDAKVNARVPVNDPAARTFLLRLLVHDESGRLTPGMSARVEIAIPGGQAATLVPRDAILRYPDGTTTLWLALPQDGGWVARQAQVEVLRLAGANAELAGALPPGARVVTRGNEGLAEGESLAFVDAP
- a CDS encoding efflux RND transporter permease subunit gives rise to the protein MFAGMVRHGTIVAVVVLVICVLGILAATRIPVQMIPDLEVRVIGVDTRWPGATPQDVEKEILVEQEQYLRSLPSLKRMISRASDGRAEIELEFPFGTDINEALIRVNNALSQVPAYPENVDEPRLEASSFSQNSFMFFRIAPLEGNPFELDMKMMYDFIDENVRPRMERVDGVSRINIWGGADRQVRILVDPAALAERGITLDAIRDAVRARNRDASGGDLELGKRRYLLRTIGRFNDLEELEDLIVTQRGDSLIRLRDVAEVELSHYELRSVSSSNGRPTMSIAVDREPGSNVIDIKRALLPAVDEINSQVLGPAGMEMSLTSDDVRYVEASVANVWQNLALGALLATAVMFLFLRSMRATLVGVIGIPICTIAAFLGLLAAGRTINVISLAGIAFAIGMTLDNSIVVLEAIERRRREGMDRHAAAIDGVRQVWPAVLASTMTTVLVFAPIFFISQEAGQLYSDVAIAIAACILASMLVAISVVPSLSARLQFGVRSAPVAVGQGLRDRLVSGVGWLIATGMRRAAVLGATVAGVLAIILLLTPPAEYLPEGEEPKTFARMLAPPGYNLTEMRKVAAQVEEYLLPFVGDDPERFARGETAVPAMKYMNLSVSADNLRVLAETVDPGQIDALMTALDEHFRSYPGMRAFSSRGSIISSNDGGTRSVNLDITGRDLVEIYQVAQLAYDRAEAIFDNPRIGSSPSSLSLDQPLVEIRPRWERAAEMGLDARQIGFTVAALTDGAFVDEYFRGDDKIDIFLFSQAGSEQQLSAVEDLPIYAPNAGIVPLSAVAEIVETVDTDSIRRLNGRRAVTLNIIPPRSVPLETALGEVQAEVVDWLRAEGHLPPEVGIDISGASDQLMETRSALADNYLVSIVLCLLVLVAIFSHWGWPFVILTSVPLGIAGGIGGLALLNWIGSMLPAVGLDAVHQPFDMITMLGFLILLGVVVNNPILIVDRTLARLREGEKDPVEAVRDAVATRIRPIMMSMITTLFGLAPLVFIPGEGTELYRGVGVVVLTGLLFATLVTLTFLPALLVTVLSVMQRLRGVQRVTGSRPAGPGA
- a CDS encoding dienelactone hydrolase family protein — its product is MSIQPRHVEYMDGDQPLEGYLAVDDDWGARRPVVLVAHAIRGRTGFECAKAEALARLGYAGFALDVYGKGRVTDDNAAGKPWMQALLEDRAALQRRLRLGLEAAMAQPEVDAARIAAIGFCFGGLCVLDLARCEERVAGVASFHGLLDPPGDLSPRSIGAKVLVMHGWDDPLAPPESVLRLARELSDAGADWQLHAFGHVQHAFTNPAAASPASGLLYDAAADRRAWRLLQDFLAELFP